A single region of the Flavobacteriales bacterium genome encodes:
- a CDS encoding aminotransferase class V-fold PLP-dependent enzyme has translation MHDRRNFLKMSAVGLAGLVANPNDLLADESKSKKMATVSWKNIEKQFDIDKNINYLNNGTAGLSPKSVQKAVFERMKYINLHGVYGGLEQELLNSLAAHFGIKSNEIALTHNVTEGINIAAWALPLKSGDEVILTNHEHVGNAVPWLNRQKKDGIKVVMAEIKPTAEQTFEEIKSKCTAKTKVIAVPHITCTLGQILPVKQLVELAKSRGIKTFIDGAHGAGMLNLDLKELGCDMYATCGHKWMLGPKGTGFVYINEELISELNGIFVGAGSDTRWDISDEMTAIEDYVKTGHRFYYGTQNSALYAGWIEAINFFETLGQDKVEERIRSLNQHLFEGLKSISTIKILTPEETISRCGVVSFLVSNKSDTVMEQFRKDGWILRFVAESKLDCIRVSTHIYNTENQIDALLEKLKNA, from the coding sequence ATGCATGATCGAAGAAATTTTTTAAAAATGAGTGCAGTAGGTTTGGCGGGATTGGTGGCTAATCCAAATGATTTGTTGGCGGATGAATCAAAGTCAAAAAAAATGGCAACAGTAAGCTGGAAAAACATTGAGAAACAGTTTGATATTGACAAGAATATAAACTACCTCAATAATGGAACAGCAGGGTTATCACCCAAATCGGTTCAAAAAGCAGTTTTCGAACGGATGAAATATATAAACTTGCACGGCGTTTATGGAGGTTTGGAGCAAGAATTGCTCAACTCGCTGGCGGCTCATTTTGGAATAAAATCTAATGAAATAGCCCTAACCCACAATGTAACAGAAGGTATAAACATTGCCGCTTGGGCGTTGCCTTTAAAAAGTGGTGATGAGGTAATACTTACCAATCATGAGCATGTAGGAAACGCCGTGCCCTGGTTAAATCGACAGAAAAAGGATGGCATTAAAGTGGTGATGGCCGAAATAAAACCTACGGCAGAACAAACATTTGAGGAAATAAAATCAAAATGTACAGCCAAAACAAAGGTTATTGCCGTGCCACATATTACCTGCACGTTGGGTCAAATTCTTCCGGTTAAACAATTGGTAGAATTAGCCAAAAGTCGGGGAATTAAGACTTTTATTGATGGAGCCCATGGTGCGGGTATGCTTAACCTTGATTTGAAAGAATTGGGCTGCGACATGTATGCCACCTGTGGACATAAATGGATGTTGGGTCCAAAAGGAACCGGATTTGTTTACATTAACGAAGAGTTGATAAGCGAACTAAATGGCATTTTTGTAGGTGCCGGAAGCGATACCAGGTGGGATATTTCGGACGAAATGACGGCCATAGAGGATTATGTAAAAACGGGTCATCGATTTTATTATGGTACACAAAATTCGGCTCTATATGCCGGGTGGATTGAGGCCATAAATTTCTTCGAAACATTGGGACAGGACAAAGTTGAAGAGCGAATCAGAAGTTTGAACCAACACCTGTTTGAGGGTTTAAAATCTATTTCAACCATTAAAATTTTAACACCTGAGGAAACCATTAGTCGGTGCGGTGTGGTATCCTTTTTGGTTTCTAACAAGTCGGATACAGTAATGGAGCAGTTTAGAAAAGACGGATGGATTTTAAGATTTGTGGCCGAGAGCAAATTGGATTGTATTCGGGTTTCTACTCACATATACAATACTGAAAATCAAATAGATGCACTATTAGAAAAACTAAAAAATGCAT